CAGATTATCTGTTCTCTTGATCCGAAAGACGCTTATACAAAAACCGATTTCGCGCGAAGCAAGTACACAAGCGAACAATCAGCTTACTTTTCCACGGCGCAAAGGCTTAAAGTTTACGAAGATCTATTTAAGATGAAAGCTTTAGCTGAAAGCAAGCTTCAGGAAGCTCGGTTTGAAACCCAGTCCGCTGAAGCAAAAATGAAAGCCGCGCAGTCTGAATATGAACTGGCCCAAAGCGCTCTTTCAAAAACAAACCTTGTAGCGCCCGCAGACGGGCTTTTAGCAGAAATTCTGATTAGGCAGGGAGATTATGTAACACCGCAGGATATAATCGCCAAGTTTATATCGGCGGGCGCAACCATAGTTGAAGCGGACATACCTGAAAAAGATATGACAACTTTAAAAATCGGGCTGGCTGTAAAGGTTGATGTTGACGCTTATCCCGATAAGATGTTTATGGGAATTTTAAGAGAAATCGCCCCTACCGTAAAAGAAAGAACCAGAACTACTACAATTAAGATTACTTTAGAAAACAAAGACGGGCTTCTCCGATCGGGTATGTTTGCGCGCGGAGTTATAGCTTTAAAAGAATTTAAAGATGCTATTTTAGTTCCCACAGATAGTGTTGTAACCCTGGGAGGACAGACTTTTCTTGTCCCCATTGTTAAACCCGACGCAACCAAACCCGGTGAAGGCGTAATAGAGATGCGAACAGTCAAACTGGGCGACAAGCTATCCAGCCAAACCGTAATAGAAGACGGCCTTTTGGTAGATGACCTTGTCGTAATAGCTACCCAGGCGCAGCTTTCTGACGGAGTTAAAGTTAAGTTTATTGAAGAGATCCAAGAAAGACCTGAAATTTCTGAATAAACTGTTTTTTACAACTTCCTAAATTTTTTTCAACATGATTTCTTCGCCTATGTTCAACTATTGATTTTTTTTGGCATTTCAAAAAAATGAACCTCCACCCAGCAAACTGTGCGGTATCAGCTGAATATGCGTTTTATCCTCTCCCTTGATGGGAGAGGCCTCGGCTC
This sequence is a window from Elusimicrobiota bacterium. Protein-coding genes within it:
- a CDS encoding efflux RND transporter periplasmic adaptor subunit; its protein translation is MNKLIQQIKEKIRQIEERIMHSLPEIKKLFTKKVIIICIAGAVAIILGIVVANVFFFKHKAGPEEMELPQIKVKKVKRQDFTEKYTVMGTIKGSIENELRFETDGVIASYNFKEGAKIGRGQIICSLDPKDAYTKTDFARSKYTSEQSAYFSTAQRLKVYEDLFKMKALAESKLQEARFETQSAEAKMKAAQSEYELAQSALSKTNLVAPADGLLAEILIRQGDYVTPQDIIAKFISAGATIVEADIPEKDMTTLKIGLAVKVDVDAYPDKMFMGILREIAPTVKERTRTTTIKITLENKDGLLRSGMFARGVIALKEFKDAILVPTDSVVTLGGQTFLVPIVKPDATKPGEGVIEMRTVKLGDKLSSQTVIEDGLLVDDLVVIATQAQLSDGVKVKFIEEIQERPEISE